A DNA window from Myxocyprinus asiaticus isolate MX2 ecotype Aquarium Trade chromosome 15, UBuf_Myxa_2, whole genome shotgun sequence contains the following coding sequences:
- the LOC127452950 gene encoding piggyBac transposable element-derived protein 4-like: MWVKRLPFLYNLGPHVTVDECLVAFRGRCPFRQYIPSKPAKYVIKIWAAYEAQTNYAWNMQMYTGKSPGEAPVKNQGMRVVLDMAEGLNGHNITCDIFFTSYALGEELLKKKVTMLGTVRKNKPALPSELLAMKNRKVKPSVFAFTGRATVISYCPKKGKNVLLMSTMHKDAVLSTRQKTTNGLGLQ; encoded by the coding sequence ATGTGGGTAAAGCGATTACCCTTTCTTTACAATCTAGGCCCCCACGTCACTGTAGATGAATGTCTGGTTGCATTTCGTGGGCGCTGTCCCTTCAGACAATACATACCAAGCAAACCGGCCAAATACGTTATCAAAATATGGGCAGCATATGAGGCACAGACCAACTATGCCTGGAATATGCAGATGTACACTGGAAAATCCCCTGGGGAAGCACCTGTAAAAAATCAGGGCATGAGGGTGGTACTAGACATGGCTGAAGGACTGAATGGTCATAACAttacatgtgatatttttttcacatcgtACGCCCTGGGTGAGGAACTGCTGAAAAAGAAGGTTACCATGTTGGGGACAGTGAGAAAAAACAAGCCAGCACTTCCCTCTGAGCTTCTTGCGATGAAGAACAGGAAGGTAAAACCTTCAGTGTTTGCCTTCACTGGCAgagccactgtcatctcctattgcCCCAAGAAAGGGAAAAATGTCCTGCTGATGAGCACCATGCACAAAGATGCTGTCCTGAGCACAAGACAGAAAACCACGAATGGTCTTGGACTACAATGA